The proteins below are encoded in one region of Thermoplasmata archaeon:
- a CDS encoding S8 family serine peptidase translates to MSPAMVRTRRRQAAPRVRTVMSMVVLLAGTIAWSPMLQAITFKPALNPARSPLSGARDDNPPDEVKVMERGSARTCRAIPLRLRAGEFDPLKDETFIPGNLKSSGEDGCFIVQFDGPVRQDWVAWLEGRCGVLAYLPDFAFVVRAPPSVADGLRTHPHIRFVGPFHPAYRLHPELAPDGRLRTLSVLAFSDSLPGRLARELESLGAEVVGVEGPAVFIRAPDILSIQIARLPDVQWVEELRPDAPHNYKTSLITSIRSPTDGPYNFSSDSCLWSYNSSYGGFEGYTGGNMTVAVCDTGVDGTHPAFEGRKKLFFSYTGSENWTDTGWHGTHVSGTVLGSGAYRPGHSGTAGYYGGMAPGAQLVGQARSFSGAGAYATYCRDASRGSALVQSNSWGSSGADHGDYDSRDVIYDRSVRDSDPDREGNQSLCIVFSAGNDGPGNGTVQPPATAKNVIAVGATDKVNGTTVASFSARGHCDDGRIKPDLVAPGVSVVSTSSNASSSYITASGTSMACPVVAGAAVVVCEHFCVTRGLLPSPAMVKAVLINGAEPLADYSWPGPEQGWGRLNLSRALLNTTARKIWVEDQQHKLATGESRDYQFRVVGGSELRVTLVWSDVPGTVNANFALVNDLNLIVSAPDGTTYMGNSFAGGFSVPGNGSDNVNNIEQVRIASPAEGWWGVRVSGANVPSGAQDYALVISGKFVHVFPETTDLSVLNLSASPAEPEEGETILLSAELFNAGPVALPGLRYRFTVGGAGGPEAATIDGGLGGLRPGETAPVSASWTATRGLWIVAIEADPFDDIPERSEDNNSLSVELFVRGYGVRLETGAERIAVDPGEEALLEVGVVNTGNTADTYSISLEGQVLNGWTAKLSDTSVVVPRCETRQVWLTVAPPTWAGALESCSLWVRCTSTGNSSHTASVQITVVVNHLFGLNLTAERWEGLVDPGASTLYILRLENTGNGPDQFNLFASGPTRGWRASLFPRSAELEAGGWTDIALTVSSPPWSLAGQCCTVEVSAVDAAGIRSSLTITTMVRPRAGLEVEVVKGIVSVRAGEVATLAARLSNTGNFEEEFDTDALAPPGLSARTEPPIARLRPGGSAIVLVRVSLTASHPPGEVGIAVRVAPRSDASMARSVNITLAILQRYCVWCDAVERERTVESGSGVDFVLIVTNTGTGPDLIRLSLPGALPEGWKASLSPAELELQPGESADVILSMTTPASRGSSLIAIPVRAISSGDGRIACETVVLLHATPITAPGAPKPPSPLPPSPEPPAPTPEPTISTERSSIGLVAALALAALFSLLVCSAALFMRLRRRRWD, encoded by the coding sequence ATGAGCCCTGCGATGGTCAGGACACGGCGCAGGCAGGCAGCTCCGCGGGTAAGGACCGTGATGAGCATGGTGGTCCTCCTCGCAGGCACCATCGCGTGGTCTCCAATGCTCCAGGCAATTACTTTTAAACCCGCTCTTAACCCCGCCCGCAGCCCCTTGTCTGGCGCCCGCGATGACAACCCACCGGATGAGGTCAAAGTGATGGAGAGAGGCAGCGCTCGGACATGTCGCGCGATCCCGCTCCGGCTTCGCGCCGGCGAGTTCGACCCTCTGAAGGATGAGACGTTCATTCCCGGGAACCTGAAATCGAGCGGTGAGGACGGGTGCTTTATCGTCCAATTTGACGGACCTGTAAGGCAGGACTGGGTTGCCTGGCTTGAGGGGCGGTGTGGGGTGCTGGCTTATCTTCCCGATTTTGCGTTCGTGGTGCGCGCTCCGCCCTCCGTCGCGGACGGGCTGAGAACGCACCCGCATATCAGGTTCGTGGGACCGTTTCATCCCGCCTACAGGCTCCATCCGGAGCTGGCTCCGGACGGAAGGCTCCGGACCCTGAGCGTGCTTGCCTTTTCAGACTCGCTCCCCGGCCGGCTCGCACGCGAGCTCGAGTCGCTGGGAGCGGAGGTGGTGGGCGTGGAGGGCCCCGCGGTTTTCATACGCGCTCCAGATATCCTCTCCATTCAAATTGCGCGGTTACCAGACGTTCAGTGGGTCGAGGAGCTCCGGCCGGACGCTCCACATAACTATAAAACGTCGCTGATAACCTCCATTCGTTCCCCTACTGACGGCCCATACAACTTCAGTAGCGACTCGTGCCTGTGGAGCTACAACTCCTCATACGGAGGCTTCGAGGGCTACACGGGCGGCAACATGACGGTCGCCGTCTGCGACACGGGCGTCGACGGAACCCACCCCGCGTTCGAGGGAAGGAAGAAGCTCTTCTTCAGCTACACCGGTTCGGAGAACTGGACCGACACTGGCTGGCACGGAACGCACGTCTCCGGCACAGTGCTCGGGAGCGGGGCCTACAGGCCGGGCCACTCGGGGACTGCTGGCTACTACGGAGGAATGGCGCCGGGAGCGCAGCTCGTGGGTCAGGCCCGCTCCTTCTCAGGCGCCGGAGCCTACGCGACCTACTGCAGGGACGCATCACGCGGCAGCGCGCTTGTGCAGAGCAACAGCTGGGGTTCCTCGGGCGCTGACCACGGCGATTACGATAGCCGGGACGTAATCTACGACAGGAGTGTGAGGGATTCCGACCCCGACCGCGAGGGGAATCAGTCCCTTTGCATAGTTTTCTCCGCCGGAAACGACGGCCCCGGCAACGGGACCGTCCAGCCGCCCGCGACCGCTAAAAACGTCATCGCGGTCGGCGCAACGGACAAGGTCAACGGCACGACGGTGGCGTCCTTCAGCGCAAGGGGGCACTGCGACGACGGAAGAATCAAACCGGACCTCGTCGCGCCCGGAGTTTCTGTCGTCTCTACCAGTTCCAACGCTTCGTCGTCCTACATAACGGCCTCCGGGACGAGCATGGCCTGCCCGGTGGTCGCGGGCGCTGCCGTCGTTGTTTGCGAGCATTTCTGTGTCACCCGCGGTCTCCTCCCGAGCCCTGCGATGGTCAAAGCGGTTCTGATAAACGGCGCCGAGCCACTCGCAGACTACTCCTGGCCGGGCCCGGAGCAGGGCTGGGGGAGGCTCAACCTCTCCCGCGCCCTCCTCAATACCACAGCCCGCAAAATCTGGGTGGAGGACCAGCAGCACAAGCTCGCCACGGGCGAGAGCAGGGACTACCAGTTCAGGGTGGTTGGCGGGAGCGAACTCAGGGTAACGCTTGTTTGGAGCGACGTCCCGGGGACCGTTAACGCGAATTTTGCACTCGTCAACGATTTAAATTTGATTGTCTCCGCGCCCGATGGAACCACCTACATGGGCAATTCTTTCGCAGGCGGCTTCTCCGTCCCGGGCAACGGGAGCGATAACGTGAACAACATCGAGCAGGTAAGAATCGCGTCCCCTGCGGAGGGCTGGTGGGGAGTCAGGGTCAGCGGGGCGAACGTGCCATCCGGCGCCCAGGACTACGCTCTCGTGATTTCGGGCAAATTCGTTCACGTCTTCCCCGAGACGACGGACCTCTCGGTCCTGAACCTCTCCGCCTCTCCCGCGGAGCCGGAGGAGGGGGAAACGATACTGCTCAGCGCCGAGCTCTTCAACGCCGGCCCAGTGGCCCTTCCGGGGCTCAGGTATCGCTTCACGGTCGGGGGCGCGGGGGGACCAGAGGCGGCCACCATCGATGGAGGGCTTGGAGGGCTCAGGCCCGGCGAGACGGCCCCCGTCAGCGCCAGCTGGACCGCAACGAGAGGTCTGTGGATTGTCGCCATCGAGGCCGACCCCTTCGATGACATTCCCGAGCGCTCGGAGGACAACAACAGCCTCTCGGTGGAGCTCTTCGTCAGGGGCTATGGAGTGCGCCTTGAGACGGGCGCAGAGAGAATCGCTGTCGACCCTGGGGAAGAGGCGCTTTTAGAAGTGGGTGTCGTCAACACCGGCAACACTGCCGACACCTATTCCATATCGCTGGAGGGTCAGGTCCTTAATGGCTGGACAGCGAAGCTAAGCGATACCAGCGTGGTTGTTCCTCGATGCGAGACCCGCCAGGTGTGGCTGACCGTTGCACCCCCCACCTGGGCCGGGGCACTCGAGAGCTGCTCCCTGTGGGTTCGCTGCACCTCCACTGGCAACTCGAGCCACACGGCCTCGGTCCAGATCACGGTCGTGGTCAACCATCTCTTCGGCCTCAATCTGACGGCGGAGCGCTGGGAGGGCTTAGTAGACCCCGGAGCCTCCACGCTATATATCCTGCGTCTGGAGAACACCGGCAACGGACCTGACCAGTTCAACCTTTTCGCATCGGGCCCTACAAGGGGCTGGAGGGCCTCCCTCTTCCCCCGCTCCGCAGAGCTCGAGGCTGGCGGGTGGACCGACATCGCCCTGACAGTCTCCTCGCCGCCTTGGAGCCTAGCGGGGCAATGCTGCACGGTCGAGGTATCGGCGGTTGACGCGGCGGGCATTCGCTCGTCCCTCACCATAACAACGATGGTCCGGCCCCGGGCGGGACTAGAAGTCGAAGTGGTCAAGGGAATCGTGAGCGTCCGCGCGGGCGAGGTCGCCACGCTCGCCGCGAGGCTGAGCAACACCGGTAACTTTGAGGAGGAGTTCGATACCGATGCCCTCGCACCTCCCGGTCTGTCCGCACGCACGGAGCCTCCCATCGCCCGCCTTCGGCCCGGCGGGAGCGCGATCGTGCTCGTCAGGGTCAGTCTGACGGCATCCCATCCGCCGGGGGAGGTGGGAATCGCTGTGCGGGTCGCGCCACGCTCGGATGCCTCCATGGCGCGCTCGGTGAATATTACCCTCGCCATCCTCCAGCGCTACTGTGTCTGGTGCGATGCTGTGGAAAGGGAGAGGACGGTTGAGAGCGGGAGTGGAGTGGATTTCGTCCTGATAGTGACCAACACGGGCACCGGCCCCGACCTGATACGCCTCTCGCTGCCCGGGGCCCTTCCGGAGGGCTGGAAAGCCTCGCTGAGCCCTGCAGAGCTCGAGCTCCAGCCTGGCGAGAGCGCGGATGTTATTCTGTCGATGACCACTCCCGCCAGCCGGGGGAGCTCGCTCATCGCGATTCCAGTCCGGGCAATCTCCTCGGGAGACGGGCGTATCGCGTGCGAAACCGTCGTTCTGCTCCATGCCACTCCCATCACCGCGCCCGGGGCCCCGAAGCCGCCCTCGCCGCTGCCGCCCTCACCGGAGCCGCCCGCTCCTACGCCGGAACCCACGATTTCAACGGAGCGCTCGTCAATTGGCCTCGTGGCCGCTCTGGCTCTTGCTGCATTATTCTCCCTGCTTGTGTGCTCGGCGGCGCTATTCATGCGGCTGCGGAGAAGAAGGTGGGATTGA
- the radA gene encoding DNA repair and recombination protein RadA, which yields MAEKSIEDLPGVGPTTAEKLREAGYRDLMALAVASPAELVEVAEIGEATAIKIINAARKEADIGGFETGDVILERRKGVGKLTSGAKSLDDLLGGGFETQAISEVYGEFGSGKTQIAHQLAVNVQRPKKDGGLEGQAIMIDTENTFRPERIIQMAEAYDMDPKETLQNIRVARAFNSHHQMLLVEKIAELVKDIPIRLIVVDSLTAHFRAEYVGRGALADRQQKLNTHMHNLLRIADMSNAVVLVTNQVQAKPDTFFGDPTRPIGGHIVGHTATFRIYMRKSKGDKRIARLVDSPNLPEGEAVISVTRDGIRD from the coding sequence ATGGCTGAGAAGAGCATAGAGGACCTGCCCGGCGTGGGCCCCACGACGGCCGAGAAGCTCAGGGAGGCGGGCTACAGGGACTTAATGGCGCTGGCAGTAGCCTCGCCCGCAGAATTGGTCGAAGTGGCGGAGATAGGGGAGGCCACGGCAATAAAAATCATCAACGCCGCGCGAAAGGAGGCGGATATCGGCGGTTTCGAGACCGGCGATGTTATTCTGGAGCGCAGAAAGGGCGTCGGCAAGTTGACCAGCGGAGCCAAGTCGCTGGACGATTTGCTCGGGGGCGGGTTCGAGACGCAGGCAATCAGCGAGGTCTACGGCGAGTTCGGGAGCGGCAAGACTCAAATCGCGCACCAGCTCGCCGTCAACGTCCAGAGGCCTAAAAAAGATGGCGGTCTCGAGGGGCAGGCGATAATGATAGACACCGAGAACACCTTCAGGCCCGAGAGGATTATCCAGATGGCCGAGGCCTACGACATGGACCCGAAGGAGACGCTCCAGAACATCAGGGTCGCCCGCGCCTTCAACTCCCACCACCAGATGCTGTTGGTCGAGAAAATAGCGGAGCTCGTCAAGGACATCCCGATAAGGCTGATTGTTGTCGACTCCCTGACCGCGCACTTCAGGGCCGAATACGTCGGCCGCGGCGCGCTCGCAGACAGGCAGCAGAAGCTCAACACGCACATGCACAATCTGCTCAGAATCGCGGATATGAGCAACGCGGTCGTGCTCGTCACGAACCAGGTCCAGGCCAAGCCCGACACATTCTTTGGCGACCCGACGAGGCCGATCGGGGGCCACATCGTCGGCCACACCGCCACTTTCAGAATCTATATGCGTAAAAGCAAGGGCGACAAGCGCATCGCGCGTCTAGTGGACAGCCCCAATCTGCCCGAGGGAGAGGCTGTTATATCGGTCACCAGGGACGGAATTCGCGACTGA
- a CDS encoding aldo/keto reductase, with product MEGQRLRLGSTELMVSAVCIGTWSWGSRIVWGYGRGYGERDISEVYSECLRSGLNFFDTAELYGLGASERLLGECIRREGGEPVIATKFSPLYRRRKSSVRRALVGSLGRLGLKRVGLYQVHQFDSLSRVPRWMEALAELKREGLVSGVGVSNYFSAEMGVALDALATLGARLDSNQLHYSLLYRKHERGGLLKMCRERGVTVLAYMPLCWGVLAGKYGPDRLPRNPIRRLVVSRKLLERAAPLLDAMKRMAEGRGATMAQLAINWVRAKGAIPIVGVKNLRQLVDVKGALQWNLTRSELDELDEASDALGEEPLRTFWRS from the coding sequence ATGGAGGGGCAGAGGCTCAGGCTCGGGAGCACGGAGCTCATGGTCTCCGCGGTCTGCATCGGGACCTGGTCCTGGGGCTCGAGAATCGTCTGGGGATATGGGAGAGGCTATGGAGAGAGGGACATTTCCGAGGTCTACTCCGAGTGCCTGCGCAGCGGTCTCAACTTCTTCGACACCGCCGAGCTCTACGGTCTGGGCGCCTCGGAGAGGCTACTGGGCGAGTGCATCAGGAGGGAGGGGGGCGAGCCCGTCATCGCCACAAAATTCTCGCCCCTGTACCGGAGGAGGAAAAGCTCCGTCAGGAGGGCCCTCGTGGGGAGTCTCGGGAGGCTCGGGTTGAAGAGGGTCGGCCTCTACCAGGTCCACCAGTTCGACAGCCTGAGCCGGGTGCCCCGATGGATGGAGGCCCTCGCGGAGCTGAAGCGCGAGGGCCTTGTGAGCGGTGTCGGAGTCTCAAACTACTTCTCCGCAGAGATGGGCGTGGCGCTTGACGCGCTCGCGACACTCGGCGCGAGGCTCGACTCGAACCAGCTGCACTACAGCCTTCTCTACAGAAAGCACGAGCGGGGTGGTCTGCTGAAAATGTGCAGGGAGCGAGGGGTGACCGTGCTCGCCTACATGCCCCTGTGCTGGGGCGTTCTTGCCGGGAAGTACGGCCCGGACAGACTCCCCCGCAACCCTATTCGAAGGCTGGTGGTCAGCCGGAAGCTTCTGGAGCGCGCGGCCCCCCTGCTTGACGCCATGAAGAGAATGGCGGAGGGGAGGGGGGCAACGATGGCCCAGCTCGCCATAAACTGGGTCAGGGCGAAGGGAGCGATACCGATTGTGGGTGTCAAGAACCTGCGCCAGCTAGTGGACGTGAAGGGCGCCCTGCAGTGGAATCTGACGAGGAGCGAGCTCGACGAGCTGGATGAGGCCTCGGACGCGCTGGGCGAGGAGCCTCTCAGGACATTCTGGAGGTCCTGA
- a CDS encoding 4Fe-4S binding protein, which yields MRFRNGAGPRQRWRERSVRWRRETCFLCGSCEALCALGALTVHETFLEVDTGRCTGCGICVRGCPSGALVIVEREAERRPCPPGTAQKSVAAASGPSQVRSPEGAFASKLSGRGRPGPAGGDLH from the coding sequence GTGAGGTTTAGAAATGGCGCGGGCCCGAGGCAGCGGTGGAGAGAGCGGTCAGTGCGTTGGCGCCGCGAGACCTGCTTCCTGTGTGGCTCCTGCGAAGCACTCTGCGCGCTAGGGGCGCTGACTGTGCACGAGACTTTTCTCGAGGTGGACACTGGTAGATGCACGGGCTGCGGCATTTGCGTCCGTGGCTGCCCATCGGGCGCACTCGTGATTGTGGAGAGAGAGGCGGAGAGAAGGCCGTGCCCTCCCGGGACTGCCCAGAAAAGCGTGGCGGCGGCATCGGGCCCGAGTCAGGTGCGGTCTCCTGAGGGGGCATTCGCCTCCAAGCTCTCAGGGAGGGGCCGGCCCGGTCCTGCCGGGGGGGATTTGCATTGA
- a CDS encoding thiamine-phosphate kinase, protein MKLSELGERRVVRDILRLLGVGPTGEGRGHRRSHARPSGVVFGAPGDDCAFIEWGGAFLLATSDVVSPRTHVPMEAPWIWGWHAAAVNLSDIAAKGGEPLGVLMSLLLPPGTKENVALEIMRGARDCCARFGTVILGGDTKEGAEVAISGTAIGRVPRGMLMPRGGARPGDLLAVTGVLGEAAVGYLFLRGDTGRGVPAKDLAGGGDVGARGAESTGDVVATGGAKEIRRILGSRFGSGWLKRLRLSRASRGPSSLKEQALLRFLAPVPRLEEGRAAARTRKVHACTDISDGLSASVHQLCEASGTGAVIELERLPVAPVLYKICLGRASGCHSGKSAGSRARQTTRRLRFSLTMSPEELALNFGGDYELLMALPPGEWERVRRAILRTGTQITMVGKVTGGRRVLLLDRGRVRPMGYGGWEHFVTRVE, encoded by the coding sequence TTGAAGCTCTCGGAGCTGGGCGAGAGGAGGGTGGTCAGGGACATACTCCGCCTCCTCGGTGTGGGTCCCACCGGGGAGGGTCGAGGCCACCGCCGGAGCCACGCGCGGCCCAGTGGGGTCGTCTTCGGAGCGCCCGGCGACGACTGCGCATTTATCGAGTGGGGAGGAGCCTTCCTGCTCGCGACGTCGGACGTCGTCTCCCCCCGCACCCACGTGCCCATGGAGGCTCCGTGGATATGGGGCTGGCACGCGGCGGCAGTCAACCTGAGCGACATCGCGGCCAAGGGCGGCGAGCCGCTAGGCGTTCTCATGTCCCTCCTCTTGCCTCCTGGGACGAAGGAGAACGTGGCCCTCGAAATAATGAGGGGAGCGAGGGATTGCTGCGCGCGGTTCGGCACCGTCATTCTCGGCGGTGACACGAAAGAGGGCGCTGAGGTCGCGATATCGGGGACAGCCATCGGGAGAGTCCCCCGGGGAATGCTTATGCCGAGGGGCGGGGCAAGGCCCGGCGACCTGCTCGCGGTGACCGGGGTTCTCGGGGAGGCCGCGGTGGGGTATCTTTTTCTGAGGGGAGATACAGGGCGGGGAGTCCCAGCAAAGGATTTGGCGGGTGGAGGGGACGTAGGGGCGCGGGGAGCGGAATCGACCGGAGATGTGGTTGCGACGGGAGGGGCGAAAGAAATTCGGAGGATACTCGGCTCGAGATTCGGCTCTGGTTGGCTCAAGCGTTTGCGGCTTTCCCGGGCCTCTCGTGGTCCTTCCTCGCTTAAGGAGCAGGCACTCCTCCGCTTTCTCGCTCCCGTTCCGAGGCTCGAGGAGGGCAGGGCCGCGGCCCGGACTAGGAAGGTCCATGCCTGCACCGATATCTCCGACGGCCTTTCAGCGTCAGTGCACCAGCTCTGCGAGGCGAGCGGCACGGGCGCGGTTATCGAGCTGGAGCGCCTGCCGGTCGCTCCCGTGCTCTATAAAATCTGCTTGGGGCGTGCTTCCGGCTGTCATTCCGGGAAATCCGCCGGCTCCCGCGCGCGACAGACGACCCGGAGGCTGCGATTCTCCCTGACGATGTCTCCGGAGGAGCTCGCCCTCAACTTTGGCGGCGACTACGAGCTCTTAATGGCGCTCCCGCCCGGGGAATGGGAGCGTGTCCGGAGAGCCATCCTCCGGACCGGCACCCAGATAACCATGGTCGGAAAAGTCACCGGCGGCCGGAGGGTTCTACTCCTCGACCGGGGCCGCGTCAGGCCCATGGGGTACGGCGGATGGGAGCACTTCGTGACGCGGGTGGAATGA
- the queC gene encoding 7-cyano-7-deazaguanine synthase QueC — MKSGDTGSGPGRKRGRKRAVVLLSGGMDSATAMAVARARNYELFALTVDYGQRHGRELQAAASLARFFRAREHRVISSGIGGLGGSALTDMKLRVPEGRTRRQGEIPSTYVPARNLVLLAYAVAYAERVGADAIFIGANVVDYSGYPDCRPEFLSAFERAARAGTKMGARGRRIRVVAPLLRMSKGDIVRKGNELGVPFELTWSCYKGGRRPCGRCDACLLRARGFREAGVMDPLSSPSGSDADGGAGQRRAGRRIKIGGGRERKTRDGYLDRTRERGRGVRGAHR, encoded by the coding sequence ATGAAATCAGGAGATACAGGGTCAGGGCCCGGAAGAAAGCGCGGGAGAAAGCGAGCGGTCGTTCTCCTGTCGGGCGGTATGGACTCGGCGACCGCTATGGCCGTTGCGAGGGCAAGGAACTACGAGCTCTTTGCGCTCACCGTGGACTATGGCCAGAGGCACGGGAGGGAGCTCCAAGCCGCGGCGAGCCTCGCCCGCTTCTTTAGGGCGAGGGAGCATAGGGTGATATCGTCAGGAATCGGAGGTCTCGGTGGCTCCGCCCTCACAGACATGAAACTCAGGGTGCCGGAGGGGAGAACGAGGCGGCAGGGGGAGATTCCTTCGACATATGTGCCCGCGCGCAACCTTGTCCTCCTGGCCTATGCGGTAGCATATGCTGAGAGGGTTGGGGCGGACGCGATATTTATCGGAGCGAACGTCGTGGACTACTCTGGCTATCCCGACTGCAGGCCTGAATTCCTTTCAGCCTTCGAGAGGGCGGCGCGCGCGGGAACAAAGATGGGGGCGAGGGGACGAAGAATTCGTGTTGTGGCCCCGCTGCTCCGGATGTCCAAGGGGGATATCGTCAGAAAAGGAAATGAGCTGGGTGTTCCGTTTGAGTTGACCTGGAGTTGCTACAAAGGTGGGAGGAGGCCCTGTGGCCGTTGCGACGCGTGTCTTCTTCGAGCGAGAGGCTTCAGGGAAGCCGGAGTGATGGACCCGCTCTCGAGCCCCTCCGGCTCCGATGCGGATGGGGGGGCAGGGCAGCGCCGGGCTGGGCGCCGGATAAAAATTGGAGGGGGACGTGAGAGAAAGACGCGGGATGGATATCTGGACCGAACTCGAGAACGCGGGAGAGGGGTGAGGGGGGCGCATCGATGA
- a CDS encoding radical SAM protein translates to MRICEIFHSIQGEGVDAGLPTVFVRTVGCNLRCSWCDTKYAFDGGSEWELDRIIRRVEAFRCNRVCLTGGEPLLQPDSKELVARLLSSGREVSVETNGSLPVGALLSLRGAPALRVSMDVKCPSSRMHRRMRLENLGELRARDQIKFVVRDRRDYLHARRVLRQHRTEAAVVFQPVWSSRPSRLVGWVLSDGLDARVMPQLHKIIWGGGARGR, encoded by the coding sequence ATGAGAATCTGCGAAATCTTTCACTCAATTCAGGGAGAAGGTGTGGACGCGGGGCTCCCGACCGTTTTTGTCCGGACTGTGGGCTGCAATCTTCGCTGTAGCTGGTGCGACACGAAGTATGCTTTTGACGGCGGGAGCGAGTGGGAACTTGACAGGATAATCCGACGCGTCGAAGCATTCAGATGCAATAGAGTGTGCCTGACAGGGGGCGAGCCGCTCCTCCAGCCGGACTCAAAGGAACTCGTTGCGCGCCTGCTGAGCTCTGGGCGGGAGGTGTCCGTAGAGACCAACGGCTCCCTCCCCGTGGGAGCTCTCCTCTCCCTGAGGGGCGCACCAGCTCTGAGAGTCTCGATGGACGTGAAGTGCCCGTCGTCGAGGATGCACAGGCGGATGAGGCTCGAGAACCTCGGCGAGCTTAGGGCCCGGGACCAAATAAAGTTCGTCGTGAGAGATAGGAGGGACTACCTCCATGCGCGCAGGGTGCTGAGGCAGCACCGGACGGAGGCGGCCGTGGTTTTCCAGCCCGTCTGGAGCTCAAGGCCCTCTAGGTTGGTCGGCTGGGTTCTCTCTGACGGGCTGGATGCTCGAGTGATGCCCCAGCTCCACAAGATCATCTGGGGCGGGGGGGCGAGGGGGAGGTAG
- a CDS encoding aminopeptidase: MKERKMVLGARNALEAVLEVGKGSTVLVVTDRPKLSIGRAFEEGARGLGAEVQRYLLPEKRPMVELPAELGELVDSYKGRAERHVFINAFSGIAEETPVRIALIKREIATGARVGHAPGITEEMMTEGPMSVDYRAIANQAFALIERFRGAEEVRITAPSGTDIALRIEGRPFETDLLIKNGAMGNLPAGEIWCAPIEESGEGVVVCDGSIGDLGPVPKPLRISVRRGRIEEVEGGSGKLLDRLRELLNVDVMAGVVGELGIGLNPGARITGNLLEDEKAGGTAHIAFGNNTEMPGGRNNSKTHRDFLFHRPTIEVVFGGGTRRTLLNDGRLT, encoded by the coding sequence GTGAAGGAGAGAAAGATGGTTCTCGGGGCCAGGAATGCCCTGGAGGCTGTTCTCGAGGTAGGAAAGGGGTCCACCGTTCTGGTTGTGACGGACAGACCCAAGCTTTCGATCGGAAGGGCCTTTGAAGAGGGGGCGAGGGGACTCGGCGCGGAGGTCCAGAGGTACCTTCTCCCCGAGAAGAGGCCGATGGTCGAGCTGCCCGCTGAGCTCGGGGAGCTCGTGGATTCCTATAAAGGAAGGGCGGAGAGGCATGTTTTCATCAATGCTTTCTCCGGTATCGCGGAGGAGACTCCCGTCAGGATAGCGCTCATCAAGAGGGAAATCGCGACGGGAGCTAGAGTGGGTCACGCGCCCGGAATCACAGAGGAAATGATGACTGAGGGCCCGATGAGCGTGGACTACAGGGCAATAGCAAACCAGGCATTCGCCCTGATAGAGCGCTTCAGAGGGGCGGAGGAGGTCCGCATCACCGCTCCGTCCGGCACGGACATCGCCCTGCGCATCGAGGGCCGGCCATTCGAGACGGACCTGCTTATTAAGAACGGCGCGATGGGGAACCTCCCCGCGGGCGAGATATGGTGCGCACCCATCGAGGAATCCGGAGAGGGTGTCGTCGTGTGCGACGGCTCGATAGGGGACCTTGGACCAGTCCCCAAGCCCCTCAGAATCTCGGTCAGGAGGGGCAGGATTGAGGAGGTCGAGGGCGGGTCGGGGAAGCTTCTCGACAGGCTCAGGGAGCTGCTAAACGTCGACGTGATGGCCGGTGTCGTCGGGGAGCTGGGAATCGGCCTCAACCCAGGGGCGAGAATCACGGGCAACCTCCTCGAGGACGAGAAGGCCGGTGGCACGGCCCACATTGCTTTCGGCAACAACACGGAGATGCCGGGCGGGAGAAACAACTCGAAGACGCACCGGGACTTCCTATTCCACAGGCCGACTATTGAAGTTGTGTTCGGTGGCGGGACCAGAAGGACGTTGTTGAATGACGGGAGACTCACTTGA
- a CDS encoding helix-turn-helix domain-containing protein: MPRVAKQRELTIDELLAVLGNPLRREILARLTQETHYPLQLSRELRVSQQAIMKHLSVLRKYRLVRCAERRSSRLGPPRKCYVSTGSFSIRIDLGPGAFEARLIPLEAGEGQGRGSGVAGGSGHAPIAELKEERGETREPAARLRELIGVLSKINREIAELESRRASLASAKQEILREACGIIAGMTDSYKERRVLYLLAEDPETPLDELAQELRVRREELERLYKMVGLDGGLI; this comes from the coding sequence ATGCCCCGCGTTGCGAAGCAGAGGGAGCTGACCATCGACGAGCTGCTGGCGGTGCTCGGGAACCCCCTGCGCCGGGAGATTCTGGCCCGCCTCACGCAGGAGACCCACTACCCACTCCAGCTATCTAGGGAGCTCAGGGTGAGCCAGCAGGCGATAATGAAGCACCTGAGCGTGCTCAGGAAGTACAGGCTGGTCAGGTGCGCGGAGAGGAGGAGTTCACGGCTAGGTCCCCCGCGAAAGTGCTATGTCTCCACGGGGAGCTTCTCGATTCGAATTGACCTCGGTCCAGGAGCGTTCGAGGCCAGGCTGATTCCACTGGAAGCCGGCGAGGGCCAGGGCCGGGGGTCTGGAGTGGCGGGAGGGTCAGGGCACGCGCCAATCGCGGAGTTAAAAGAGGAGAGGGGCGAGACCCGCGAGCCAGCCGCAAGGCTGAGGGAACTAATCGGCGTTCTCTCGAAAATCAACCGTGAGATCGCGGAGCTCGAGAGCCGCAGAGCCTCCCTCGCCTCGGCCAAGCAGGAGATTCTGAGAGAGGCATGCGGAATCATAGCCGGGATGACAGACAGCTATAAAGAAAGGAGGGTGCTATATCTTCTCGCGGAGGACCCGGAGACGCCCCTCGATGAACTCGCCCAGGAGCTTAGGGTGCGGCGGGAAGAGCTGGAGCGCCTCTATAAAATGGTCGGGCTGGACGGGGGGCTCATCTGA